The segment CCATCTTGACCAGCACCTGGGCGGCGACGCCTTCACCCTCGCGGATCAGGCCGAGCAGGATGTGCTCGGTGCCGATGTAGCTGTGGCCCAACTGCAGACCCTCGCGCAACGACAGCTCAAGGACCTTCTTGGCGCGCGGGGTGAACGGGATGTGACCCGACTGCGTCTGCTGGCTGGGGCCGATGATCTCCTGGACCTGCTCGCGGACGGCATCCAGCGAGATACCGAGGCTCTCCAGAGCCTTGGCGGCAACACCCTCACCCTCGTGGATCAGGCCGAGCAGGATGTGCTCGGTGCCGATGTAGTTGTGGTTGAGCATGCGCGCTTCTTCCTGAGCGAGCACCACAACTCGCCGTGCGCGGTCAGTAAACCGTTCGAACATCTCAACTCCTCGGGTAGCAAGCGCCACCATCGATGCTAGCCGCAACCCCTGAAACACCGACGGCTGTGACGGCGCTCCCAGGGCAATGGTCTTCGAGGCGGTCAACGCCACCACACCGCACCCTGTTCCACGACCGGTAGCAGCACACCATTTGTTCGCGGACAGCGAAATCGCCGAGTCCGCACGGGTGACCGCCGTGGATGCCCATTGGCCTACGATCCCCGGCATGACCTCGCCCGAATTGATCGACGTCTTCGGCGCGATCGTGGCGGTGGAGGTCGAGGAGGCCGACCGCGAGCGCATCCGGTCGCAGTGGTCCAGGTGCCTGGCCGACACCGGCCTGCCGGCCGACGCCGAGATTCCCCTGCGCGAGCACATCGAGACCCACCGCCGCGACTACCAGCTCGCCACCGAGCTGACCCTCGCCGGCATTCGACAGAGCGCGGGCTCCCGCCTCATGCTGCATGCCGCCGGCGTCGCCGACCTCGCCACCGGCTCCGTGATCGCGCTCGTCGCACCGTCCGGCACCGGCAAGACGACCGCCGCACGCTGGTTGTGCCGCAACGGATTCGGCTATGTCTCCGACGAGACGGTCGTCATCAGCACAGATCTGACCGTCACGGCGTATCCCAAACCGTTGTCCGTCGTCATCGATCCGGCCGAACCGACGCACAAGCGCCAAGAAAGCCCCGACGCGCTCGGGCTGCTGACTGCGCCGGTTGCACTGCGACTGTCGACGATCGTGCTGCTGGACCGCGATCCCGATGCCGGCGAGCCCGAGATCGAGCAGCTCGCACTGGCGGACGGCCTGCTCGCGCTCATCCCGCAGACGTCGGCGCTTCCGGCGATGGACCACCCGCTTGGCACCCTCGCCGGCCTCGTCGTCGCCGCGGGAGGCGTGCTGCGGTTGCGATACCGCGACATCGACCAGACCGCCGACATACTGCGCTCTGCGCTGGCCACACCGCGCGTTCAGCCCGAGATTCTCGACCAGCTGCACCCGGCGCCTGGCTCCGAACTGCCCGAGATGTATGACGCAGCTCCCGCCGCCCCCGCGCCGACCGCGGCGCTGTCGCTGGGGTCGACGGTGACCCGGCTGCCTTACACCGATGCCATCGCGATCGACGAGAGCATCGTGGTGCTGGTCGGCTCGTCGACGGTGGTGCTGGACGGTCTCGGCTCCACCATCTGGCGACACTGCGAACGCCCGGTCAGCGCCGACGCCTTGGTGGACCGCTGCCGACAGGAGCACGGCGACCACGCGGACGCGACGCACCTGGTGCTGGACGCGATCGAGGTGCTGTACTCCAGCGGACTGCTGCAGTACAGCTGACCGCGCAGACCGTGCCGGCGGTACCTCGCACCGGGCACGTCGACCTGACCAGCCGTGCAGGCACCTGCTGCCGTCATACCAGCAGTCGTGGGATCAGCCGATCGAGCAGCTCGGCGATGTGCTCCGCAGTCCGCGCCGCGACCTCGGGGCCCCGCTGGTAGGGGTCGGCCACGTCGTCGTCATCGGTCAGCCGGGGCCGATAGGCGCCGATGCTGCTGACCAGGTCGGCGCCGTGCTCGTGCGGATCAGCCGCCGACACCGCCTTCGCCAACTGCACGAGCGTGAACGTGTGCCGCACGAACGCAGGGAACTCCTCGAGCACATAGGTGCGGTGCGCGGTCTCCATCCCGACGATCAGATCGGCCGTGCGCATCACCGCGGGCGTCAACTGCCGCGACGCGAAGCCGCTGTCATCGACACCGCGCGCTCGTAGTTCGGCGGCCATGAACTGGTCGATGCCTGATCCGGTCAAGGCG is part of the Rudaeicoccus suwonensis genome and harbors:
- a CDS encoding low molecular weight phosphatase family protein produces the protein MPLMLFVCTGNICRSPFAERYAAHLYQQVGQTGWEFASAGVGALTGSGIDQFMAAELRARGVDDSGFASRQLTPAVMRTADLIVGMETAHRTYVLEEFPAFVRHTFTLVQLAKAVSAADPHEHGADLVSSIGAYRPRLTDDDDVADPYQRGPEVAARTAEHIAELLDRLIPRLLV